The genome window ATCCCCAAGTAAGCGATACCGCCCTCATCCGGCATGACGCCGCCAGCCTGTCCGGGCTGGCGGCGTTTTTTTATGCCTGTGGATAATCCTGTGGAAAGTTGGCTGGCAACCTGGGATAAGTCACCACCTTATTTCCATCAGGTATTTCCACTATATTTTGGAGTGTGGATAAACATGTGAACAAGCATGCGGACAAGTGATGGATAAGCCCGGTATAAGCTGCGTATAAACTGTAAAAAACCTGTGGAAAAGACGGGATAAGTTATCCGGCCCAGCTTGGCGCTCCAGGAGGCAAGCCAGTCTCGCAGACTATGAAAGTATCGTCATATTTTTGTCTGTCCGGATTGTGGATAAGCTTGTGCATAGTTTGCGGATAAGCCATGAATAACTTATAAGTCCCTGTATTAAAAGGATATTTAAGGAATTTTTGTAAAGCCTGGCTGTGGGTAAAGCTGTGCAAAAGCCTGTGATTAAAAGGTGGGCAAGCGATGGATAAGCCGGGATAAGTTTTATCCGGGAAGCGATGCACAATTATTGAGAAGGCTCGCACGAGGCTGGATGTGGCGGCCGTGGAAATCCGTGATTTTCATACTGTGGATAAACTTGTGCATAAGCGGGAAGAAAGGCCGGGATAAGCGGGGATAACTTCTCTGCCAGCAGGGTTTACACAGCGATGCGCGTCTCGAACTTGCTGCGAAACGTGGAAAAATAGCTTTTCACGTTGCGTACATTCGCATGCACGGCAAACAGGCGATGCGCCAGCGCGTGATACGCGGGCATGTCGGCCACCTGCACCATCAGCACGAAGTCGGGCCCGGGCGAGACGCGGTAGCATTGCAGTACGGCGGGCTCGTCCGCCACGAGCTGCTCGAATTCCGCCATGCGTTCAAACGCCTGCACGTCGAGCGTGATTTCCACGATGGCCGTCAGGCGCGCGCCCACCAGCTGCGGCGCGACGATGGCCACTTGCCGCTCGATGACGCCGCTTTCCCGTAAATGCTTGACCCTGCGCAAACATGTGGGCGCCGAGACGTGCACCGCTTGCGCCAGCTCGCTGTTGGTTTGCGACGCATCAATTTGCAAGGCATTCAGGATGCGACGATCGATTTCGTCGAGGGTAATATTGTGCTCGCTCATGATTTTGATGAATTGGAAAATATATTGAGTATAAATGAAATAATATTTCATCGTTAAATAGTCATGAAATATTCTGTCAAAAATATAAGGATTTAGAAAGCATATTTCACGCACTCTGCATTAGCATGCGTGCATTGATTAAATTTTAGACAGAGGTTTCCATGTGCGGCATCGTCGGCGCGGTAGCGCAACGTAATATCACTCCCATCCTGCTCGAAGGCTTGAAGCGCCTGGAATACCGTGGCTACGATTCCTGCGGCATCGCCCTGCACGCCGATGGCCGTTTGCAGCGTTCGCGCTCCACCTCGCGCGTGGCCGAGCTGGAAAAGCAGATCGCCGAAGAGGGCTTGAGCGGTTTTACGGGCATCGCCCACACGCGCTGGGCCACGCATGGCGCCCCTGTCTCGTTCAATGCCCACCCGCACTTTTCCCCAACGGAAGAGAACGCCCGCGTGGCGCTGGTGCATAACGGCATCATCGAAAACCACGACGAGCTGCGGGCCGAACTGACGGCCTTGGGTTACGTCTTCCAGAGCCAGACGGACACGGAAGTGATCGCCCACCTGGTCGAGCACATGTATAACGGCGACCTGTTCGAAACCGTGCAGCAGGCCGTCAAACGCCTCGACGGCGCGTATGCGATCGCCGTCTTCTGCCGCGACGAGCCGCACCGCGTGGTGGCCGCGCGCCAGGGCTCGCCCCTGATCGTCGGCCTGGGCAATGGTGAAAACTTTGTCGCGTCCGACGCCATGGCGCTGGCCGGCACGACGGACCAGATCATCTACCTGGAAGAAGGCGACGTGGTTGACCTGCAACTGTCGCGCTGCTGGATCGTCGATGTCGATGGCAAGCCTGTCGAACGCGAAGTGAAAACCGTGCATGCGCACACGGGCGCGGCCGAGCTGGGCCCATACCGCCACTACATGCAGAAGGAAATTTTTGAACAGCCGCGCGCCATCGGCGACACGCTCGAAGGCGTGACGGGCATCATGCCGGAATTGTTCGGCGACAAGGCCTATGCCATCTTCAAGCAGATCGACCGCGTGCTGATCCTCGCCTGCGGCACCAGCTCGTATGCGGGCATGACGGCGAAATACTGGATCGAAGCGATTGCGAAAGTGCCCGTCAGCGTGGAAGTGGCCAGCGAATACCGCTACCGCGACAGCGTGCCGCATCCGAACACGCTGGTGGTGACGATTTCGCAAAGCGGCGAAACGGCCGACACCCTGGCCGCCCTGAAACATGCGCGCAGCCTGGGCATGTTGCACACCTTGACCATCTGCAACGTGGCCACCAGCGCCATGGTGCGCGAATGCGCGCTGGCCTACATCACGCGTGCCGGCGTGGAAGTGGGCGTGGCGTCCACCAAGGCGTTTACCAC of Janthinobacterium sp. PAMC25594 contains these proteins:
- the glmS gene encoding glutamine--fructose-6-phosphate transaminase (isomerizing) translates to MCGIVGAVAQRNITPILLEGLKRLEYRGYDSCGIALHADGRLQRSRSTSRVAELEKQIAEEGLSGFTGIAHTRWATHGAPVSFNAHPHFSPTEENARVALVHNGIIENHDELRAELTALGYVFQSQTDTEVIAHLVEHMYNGDLFETVQQAVKRLDGAYAIAVFCRDEPHRVVAARQGSPLIVGLGNGENFVASDAMALAGTTDQIIYLEEGDVVDLQLSRCWIVDVDGKPVEREVKTVHAHTGAAELGPYRHYMQKEIFEQPRAIGDTLEGVTGIMPELFGDKAYAIFKQIDRVLILACGTSSYAGMTAKYWIEAIAKVPVSVEVASEYRYRDSVPHPNTLVVTISQSGETADTLAALKHARSLGMLHTLTICNVATSAMVRECALAYITRAGVEVGVASTKAFTTQLAGLFLLTLCLAQVNGRLSEEQEAAHLKAMRHLPVAIASVLALEPQIIAWSEEFARKENALFLGRGMHYPIALEGALKLKEISYIHAEAYPAGELKHGPLALVTNEMPVVTIAPNDALIEKLKSNMQEVRARGGQLYVFADVDSRISSGEGLHVIRLPEHYGVLSPILHVVALQLLAYHTALARGTDVDKPRNLAKSVTVE
- a CDS encoding Lrp/AsnC family transcriptional regulator, which encodes MSEHNITLDEIDRRILNALQIDASQTNSELAQAVHVSAPTCLRRVKHLRESGVIERQVAIVAPQLVGARLTAIVEITLDVQAFERMAEFEQLVADEPAVLQCYRVSPGPDFVLMVQVADMPAYHALAHRLFAVHANVRNVKSYFSTFRSKFETRIAV